Proteins encoded by one window of Cyprinus carpio isolate SPL01 chromosome B6, ASM1834038v1, whole genome shotgun sequence:
- the slc6a22.1 gene encoding solute carrier family 6 member 22, tandem duplicate 1 has translation MNKSAITDDMEMQDDPDLQFKLAYPDSERIDTGIKTRARGQWSSKVEFILAVAGQIIGLGNVWRFPYLCYKNGGGVFFIPYVVFLFACGIPLFLMETALGQYTSQGSVTCWRKICPLFEGLGYGSQVVVFYSSTYYIIILAWAFFYLFSSFSGELPWASCRNWWNTENCVEFDRIGGTRNLSFMENASSPVKEFWERRVLNITGSVNELGSLRWELALCLLLAWIICYFCVWKGVKSTGKVVYFTATFPYAMLLVLLIRGLTLPGAIDGITFYLYPNPARLTDPQVWMDAGTQIFYSYALCIGCLTALGSYNKYNNNCYKDCVYLCLLNSGTSFVAGFAIFSVLGFMAFEQGVDISMVAESGPGLAFIAYPRAVAMMPLSQLWSICFFLMIILLGLDSEFVGLESLMTAITDMHSNFFLQGHRRKLFLLLICVACFLIGLLMVTEGGLYIFQLFDYYSCSGMTLLLFALAQSICIGWFYGADRLYENIVDMIGYRPLTLMKYCWKYITPIVCIGTFVFSLVKFTPLKFNNTFEYPWWGYAVGWWFTLSSTLMVPIWMIYVILITPGTLKQRLRVLCTPASDLPLTSERRKETL, from the exons ATGAACAAAAGCGCAATAACTGA TGACATGGAAATGCAGGATGATCCAGATTTGCAGTTTAAACTGGCTTATCCAGATTCAGAAAGAATCGACACAGGCATTAAAACCCGAGCGAGAGGCCAGTGGTCCAGTAAAGTGGAATTTATCTTAGCTGTTGCTGGCCAGATCATTGGTTTGGGAAATGTGTGGAGATTTCCATATCTGTGTTACAAGAACGGAGGAG gaGTGTTTTTCATTCCATATGTGGTCTTTCTGTTTGCCTGCGGCATTCCTCTTTTTCTTATGGAGACTGCTTTGGGTCAGTACACCAGCCAAGGGTCTGTTACCTGTTGGAGGAAGATCTGCCCACTATTTGAAG GTCTGGGTTATGGGAGTCAGGTGGTTGTCTTCTATTCCAGTACCTACTACATCATCATTTTGGCCTGGGCTTTCTTCTATCTCTTCTCCTCTTTTAGTGGTGAACTGCCATGGGCTAGCTGTAGGAACTGGTGGAATACAG AAAACTGTGTTGAGTTTGACCGAATAGGAGGGACGAGAAACCTGAGCTTTATGGAGAATGCATCATCACCTGTTAAAGAATTTTGGGA GAGGCGAGTATTGAATATAACTGGAAGTGTGAATGAGCTGGGCAGTTTGAGATGGGAGCTGGCTCTGTGTCTCCTGCTGGCCTGGATCATTTGCTACTTCTGTGTGTGGAAGGGAGTGAAGTCCACAGGCAAG gttGTGTATTTCACTGCTACATTTCCATATGCTATGCTGCTGGTGCTTCTGATTCGAGGTCTTACGTTGCCTGGAGCCATTGATGGCATTACCTTCTACCTCTACCCAAATCCAGCACGCCTTACAGACCCACAG GTATGGATGGATGCtggaacacaaatattttactCGTATGCTCTCTGCATTGGGTGCCTTACAGCTTTGGGAAGCtacaataaatacaacaacaactgCTACAA AGATTGTGTTTACCTGTGCCTGCTGAACAGCGGGACCAGTTTTGTAGCTGGCTTTGCCATCTTTTCAGTTTTGGGCTTCATGGCGTTCGAACAGGGGGTTGATATCTCAATGGTAGCAGAGTCAG GTCCTGGTTTGGCCTTCATTGCATATCCACGAGCTGTAGCTATGATGCCCCTGTCTCAACTGTGGTCCATATGTTTCTTCCTCATGATTATTCTGCTGGGGCTTGACAGTGAG tttgtgGGATTAGAGTCTCTCATGACAGCCATAACAGACATGCACTCCAACTTCTTCCTCCAAGGACATCGTCGTaaactcttcctcctcctcatttgTGTGGCCTGCTTCCTCATTGGCCTCCTGATGGTAACCGAG GGTGGCCTGTATATATTCCAATTATTTGATTACTATTCCTGCAGTGGAATGACCCTCCTCCTATTTGCCCTTGCACAGTCAATATGTATTGGCTGGTTTTATG GTGCTGATCGACTGTATGAAAATATTGTAGACATGATCGGTTATCGTCCTTTGACACTAATGAAATACTGTTGGAAATACATCACTCCTATTGTGTGTATA GGCACATTTGTCTTCTCTTTGGTCAAATTCACTCCTCTAAagtttaacaacacatttgaatACCCATGGTGGGGTTATGCTGTTGGCTGGTGGTTTACCCTCTCCTCGACATTGATGGTTCCCATATGGATGATCTATGTCATCCTTATCACTCCTGGTACACTGAAACAG AGACTGCGTGTCCTTTGCACTCCAGCAAGCGATCTACCTTTGACATCGGAAAGACGAAAAGAAACCCTGTGA